In Deltaproteobacteria bacterium, one DNA window encodes the following:
- a CDS encoding tetratricopeptide repeat protein — MTFSGTTLGFIAVAALLGAAIVLAILDRREKQRGHAEKARALSQLSLGLFLVAFVGGVVVTLLSGITPRPDMAAAMGPGSAGEGGMSPAGLPPGHPPVGADAAAGGAIGKVNAEEVAQLEARVAKNAKDVAALDRLGHLYLQQRNFEQVFEVAHNALKQDPERLESRVHLAMALFASGQADQAMTQFDRVLAKDPKHLEALLFKGMVQFQGQQNAEAARATWQQYLKHAKPTDDGYARVQAFLGMTETIE, encoded by the coding sequence ATGACCTTTTCAGGAACCACATTGGGATTTATCGCTGTCGCTGCATTACTGGGTGCGGCGATTGTGTTGGCGATCCTCGATCGACGGGAAAAACAACGCGGGCACGCCGAAAAGGCCCGCGCATTGTCACAGCTCTCGCTGGGACTGTTTCTCGTGGCGTTCGTCGGCGGCGTCGTGGTCACGTTGCTGAGCGGAATCACTCCGCGGCCCGACATGGCGGCGGCCATGGGCCCTGGCAGTGCCGGTGAAGGTGGCATGTCGCCCGCAGGTCTGCCGCCGGGACATCCGCCGGTCGGGGCCGACGCCGCGGCGGGTGGCGCGATCGGCAAGGTCAATGCGGAAGAAGTCGCCCAACTGGAGGCGCGCGTGGCGAAAAATGCCAAAGACGTGGCTGCCCTCGATCGGCTCGGTCATTTATATCTGCAACAACGCAACTTCGAGCAAGTCTTCGAAGTCGCGCACAATGCGCTGAAACAGGACCCGGAACGGCTGGAATCGCGCGTCCATCTGGCGATGGCGTTGTTCGCCAGCGGCCAAGCCGATCAAGCCATGACCCAATTCGACCGCGTATTGGCGAAAGACCCGAAACACCTGGAGGCGCTGCTCTTCAAGGGGATGGTTCAATTTCAAGGTCAACAAAATGCGGAGGCCGCGCGCGCTACGTGGCAGCAGTACCTCAAGCACGCCAAACCGACCGACGACGGCTACGCCCGCGTCCAAGCCTTCCTGGGGATGACGGAAACGATCGAATAA
- a CDS encoding cytochrome c-type biogenesis protein CcmH produces the protein MNSNSRKSGDWWLVTGGWGTDHESPVTSHQSPLFILLLLFLISLAACAPAPMDPEDRVQQLGGQIRCPICRGTSIADSPSEMAREMMAVIRDDVVAGKSDAAILEGFVARYGEWAMLQPRAEGMNLIIWLFPATLLLGGGIAIIVMARRSRKETP, from the coding sequence ATGAATAGTAATTCACGGAAAAGCGGTGACTGGTGGCTGGTGACTGGTGGCTGGGGAACGGACCACGAGTCACCAGTCACCAGCCACCAGTCACCGTTGTTCATCTTACTGCTCCTCTTCCTCATCTCGCTAGCGGCATGTGCACCGGCACCAATGGATCCGGAGGATCGGGTGCAGCAGTTGGGGGGGCAGATCCGTTGTCCGATTTGTCGCGGCACGTCGATCGCCGATTCGCCGTCTGAAATGGCGCGAGAGATGATGGCCGTAATCCGCGACGACGTCGTGGCAGGGAAGAGCGACGCGGCGATCTTGGAAGGTTTTGTGGCGCGATATGGCGAGTGGGCGATGTTGCAGCCGCGAGCGGAGGGAATGAACTTGATCATCTGGCTGTTCCCGGCCACGTTGCTGCTGGGCGGTGGCATCGCGATCATTGTGATGGCACGGCGGAGTCGGAAGGAGACACCATGA
- a CDS encoding redoxin family protein, with translation MKRVIVFFAIVVPAIGLLYFGLSRDPRVLPSALVGQRAPAFALPLLNGDAAAPIALQALHGKPLVLNFWSTWCGTCAQEHQVLRQLQRIYAAQGVQLYSVLYSDTAANATRFLQQFGEAAPVLLDPELRTAIDYGVSGVPETYFIDAHGIVRHKHAGALTPDVAAARIEELLHE, from the coding sequence ATGAAACGCGTCATTGTTTTTTTCGCCATCGTGGTCCCAGCGATCGGGCTGCTCTATTTCGGTCTCAGCCGCGATCCGCGCGTATTGCCGTCGGCGCTCGTGGGGCAGCGGGCGCCTGCGTTTGCGTTGCCGCTGCTGAACGGCGATGCCGCCGCGCCGATCGCGTTGCAAGCGCTGCATGGCAAGCCGTTAGTCCTGAATTTCTGGTCGACGTGGTGCGGAACGTGCGCGCAAGAACACCAAGTCTTGCGCCAATTGCAGCGGATCTATGCGGCACAAGGCGTGCAGCTCTATTCCGTGCTGTATTCCGACACGGCCGCTAACGCGACGCGGTTTTTGCAACAATTCGGCGAGGCCGCGCCGGTGTTGCTCGACCCGGAACTGCGCACCGCAATCGATTACGGCGTGTCCGGCGTACCGGAGACCTATTTCATCGACGCCCATGGCATCGTCCGCCACAAACACGCTGGCGCGTTGACGCCCGACGTGGCCGCAGCGCGCATCGAGGAGTTGTTGCATGAATAG
- a CDS encoding heme lyase CcmF/NrfE family subunit — translation MILATATLGSICVIAAAALCLMGMLFFVAARRADSDNAAAFGRATVYATFILLTIATLAMVRALLTNDFSVSYVAHVGSRATPRWVSAISLWSSLEGSILFWGWVLCAYSAAWTYRNRATPLRFAAWVGITLLAVQLFFLVVLAGPANPFVPVTPLPTDGPGPNPLLQNHWLMAIHPPFLYLGYIGFTIPFACAVAALIDGDTSGMWLQRCRRWTILTWSFLTLAIMLGAWWSYAVLGWGGYWAWDPVENASFMPWLSATALVHSLIVQERRRLLPVWNLALAIITFLLTVLGTFLTRSGVLESVHSFTESGIGPLFLGFIGVTLIVSVALLLWRGPLFRQPRQIEHLFSLEVLFLFNNLLLISFCFVVFLGTLYPLAVEAVRGARISVGEPYFNQMTVPLTALLLLLLNVGLATPWRRGEPRAVARTLGVPILCGGVACVVAAFNHVRHAGVLFVVFACTVAAVVMAVEVVQQLRQRSLLRLLREQPRRYAGFVAHFGILLVIVGVAFSAVYKQERELTLQPGTSALLGNFAFTLERVEARETPQRFEVRAMVSVMRGERSLGQMTPQLNYYPSSREPIATPAIRSTLVRDIYLAPIHFEKDGSAVAMRTITMPGVVWIWIGGVVAMCGGVLSCCFARLKRAEDAV, via the coding sequence ATGATCCTCGCAACCGCCACACTCGGGAGTATTTGCGTCATCGCGGCCGCGGCGCTCTGTCTGATGGGGATGCTCTTTTTCGTCGCCGCACGACGTGCGGACTCTGATAATGCTGCCGCGTTCGGGCGCGCGACCGTCTATGCCACGTTCATTTTGCTGACCATCGCCACGCTCGCGATGGTGCGCGCCTTGCTCACCAACGACTTCTCCGTCAGTTACGTGGCCCACGTCGGGAGTCGGGCGACGCCACGATGGGTGAGCGCCATTTCACTCTGGAGTTCACTCGAAGGGTCGATCCTCTTTTGGGGATGGGTGCTGTGCGCCTATAGCGCCGCGTGGACGTATCGCAATCGTGCCACACCGCTCCGTTTCGCCGCGTGGGTTGGCATCACGTTGCTGGCCGTCCAGCTCTTTTTCTTGGTGGTGTTGGCCGGGCCCGCCAATCCGTTCGTTCCGGTCACGCCGCTCCCGACCGATGGTCCGGGCCCCAACCCGTTGTTACAAAACCATTGGCTGATGGCGATCCATCCGCCGTTTCTCTATCTCGGGTATATCGGCTTCACGATTCCTTTCGCGTGCGCCGTGGCGGCCCTCATCGATGGCGACACGTCGGGCATGTGGCTGCAACGTTGCCGTCGTTGGACCATCCTGACGTGGTCGTTTCTGACCCTCGCGATCATGTTAGGCGCGTGGTGGTCGTACGCCGTGCTCGGTTGGGGCGGCTATTGGGCCTGGGATCCGGTGGAAAACGCCAGCTTCATGCCGTGGTTGTCGGCCACTGCGTTAGTCCACTCGCTGATTGTCCAGGAACGGCGGCGCTTGCTGCCGGTCTGGAATTTGGCGCTCGCGATTATCACGTTTCTGCTGACCGTGCTCGGAACATTTCTGACTCGGAGCGGCGTCTTGGAAAGCGTGCATTCGTTCACCGAATCGGGCATCGGTCCGCTGTTCTTAGGCTTCATCGGCGTGACGCTCATTGTTTCGGTCGCATTGTTGTTATGGCGCGGGCCGCTGTTTCGCCAACCGCGACAGATTGAACACCTGTTCAGCCTCGAAGTCCTGTTCCTCTTTAATAATCTCCTGCTGATCAGCTTCTGCTTCGTCGTCTTCCTCGGGACGCTCTATCCGTTAGCGGTCGAGGCGGTGCGTGGCGCGCGGATCTCCGTCGGCGAACCGTATTTCAATCAAATGACGGTGCCGCTGACCGCGTTGCTGTTGTTGCTGCTGAATGTCGGACTGGCCACCCCATGGCGGCGCGGCGAACCGCGCGCCGTGGCGCGTACGTTGGGAGTGCCGATCCTCTGCGGCGGTGTCGCGTGCGTGGTGGCAGCGTTCAATCACGTGCGGCATGCCGGCGTCCTCTTCGTGGTCTTCGCCTGCACCGTGGCCGCGGTCGTCATGGCCGTCGAAGTGGTGCAACAGTTGCGGCAACGTTCGCTGCTCCGTCTGCTGCGGGAGCAACCGCGTCGCTATGCTGGGTTTGTCGCGCATTTCGGCATCCTGCTCGTCATCGTCGGCGTCGCGTTTTCGGCCGTCTATAAACAGGAACGCGAACTCACGTTGCAACCCGGGACCTCCGCGCTGCTTGGAAATTTTGCGTTTACGTTAGAACGCGTCGAGGCGCGCGAGACGCCGCAACGCTTCGAAGTGCGAGCGATGGTCTCGGTCATGCGTGGCGAGCGCTCGCTGGGACAGATGACGCCGCAACTCAATTACTATCCCAGTTCCCGCGAACCGATCGCGACACCGGCGATCCGTTCCACGTTAGTGCGCGACATCTATCTGGCCCCGATCCACTTCGAGAAAGACGGTTCCGCGGTGGCGATGCGGACCATCACGATGCCGGGCGTGGTCTGGATCTGGATCGGCGGCGTCGTGGCGATGTGTGGCGGCGTATTGAGCTGTTGCTTTGCTAGACTAAAGCGTGCCGAGGATGCGGTATGA
- a CDS encoding cytochrome c maturation protein CcmE translates to MNLKRTLFTLLLIALIGGGLGYVLWGGLEQNLVYFVSPTELQAKGAAAVGNSVRLGGMVAKGSIQFNANVLTFLVTDTATQIPVVTTKAPPEMFQEEMGVVVEGALEADGHFRAERLMVKHGNEYRPPDEGEMPQELYKSIHQPAGQAETAPQP, encoded by the coding sequence ATGAACCTCAAACGAACGTTGTTTACCCTCTTACTCATCGCGCTGATCGGCGGCGGGCTGGGCTATGTGTTGTGGGGTGGTCTGGAACAAAACTTGGTCTACTTCGTCTCGCCGACGGAGCTGCAAGCCAAAGGCGCCGCAGCGGTCGGGAATTCCGTCCGGCTGGGTGGCATGGTCGCGAAAGGGAGCATTCAATTCAATGCGAATGTGTTGACCTTCTTAGTGACCGACACCGCCACGCAAATTCCGGTTGTGACCACCAAGGCGCCGCCGGAGATGTTTCAAGAGGAGATGGGCGTGGTCGTTGAAGGCGCGCTGGAGGCGGACGGCCATTTTCGCGCCGAACGTCTGATGGTGAAGCACGGCAATGAATACCGACCGCCGGACGAGGGAGAGATGCCACAAGAACTCTATAAATCGATCCATCAGCCGGCGGGCCAGGCAGAAACGGCGCCGCAGCCATGA
- the ccsA gene encoding cytochrome c biogenesis protein CcsA produces the protein MKFRMGVVVAFSALAYANYWGLTQAPADRLMGDVYRILYVHVPAAWMALLCYFTNFIVSIGYLLQRRAAWDHVAEATAEVGVVFTALALTLGSIWGKPTWGVWWTWDPRLTTTALMCILYTGYLVLRQLMDDPERRAKVSAGVGLLVFLNVPIVYLSVKWWRSLHQVQSSPSTMDPQMVYGLRLGAFAMLAVAIVFVIARTRLAQRRAAGEAARFAPPPVARIQESL, from the coding sequence ATGAAATTTCGAATGGGCGTCGTCGTCGCATTCAGCGCGTTGGCGTACGCAAACTATTGGGGACTCACGCAGGCCCCGGCGGATCGGCTGATGGGGGATGTCTATCGTATCCTCTACGTCCATGTCCCCGCGGCCTGGATGGCGTTGCTCTGCTATTTTACCAACTTCATTGTCTCGATCGGCTATCTGCTGCAACGCCGCGCGGCGTGGGATCATGTCGCGGAGGCCACGGCAGAAGTCGGCGTCGTCTTCACCGCACTTGCGTTGACGCTCGGCTCCATTTGGGGCAAGCCGACGTGGGGCGTATGGTGGACGTGGGATCCGCGCCTCACCACGACCGCGCTGATGTGCATATTGTATACGGGCTACTTAGTGCTGCGCCAACTCATGGACGATCCGGAGCGCCGCGCCAAAGTCTCTGCCGGTGTCGGACTGCTGGTCTTCTTGAACGTGCCGATCGTCTATCTGTCCGTGAAGTGGTGGCGGAGCCTCCACCAAGTGCAATCGAGTCCGAGCACCATGGACCCGCAAATGGTCTACGGTCTGCGCTTGGGCGCATTCGCGATGTTGGCCGTCGCGATCGTCTTCGTGATCGCCCGCACGCGCCTCGCACAACGCCGCGCCGCCGGAGAAGCGGCCCGATTCGCGCCGCCACCAGTGGCGCGCATCCAGGAGAGTCTATGA
- a CDS encoding heme exporter protein CcmB, with the protein MTRIGRTLLALLYKDVLVELREVHHLLSVVLFGLMLLLLFSFALSVDPDVARRIAAGLFWLAIFFTAILTLEHSFRREMVAGQWEGLLLTGVDPRLLFVGKVLAHLVLLFVVGVTLLLPMAVLFDVTLSWRLVSVLALGTIGIAGVGTFYAGLTARVREGQVLLPLLLFPMMVPLLLAAVHATQFAMSPDPFGQQIAWLRLLAVYDLVLGVGALLCAGTLFESG; encoded by the coding sequence ATGACGCGTATCGGTCGCACGTTGCTGGCATTGCTATATAAAGACGTGCTCGTGGAGCTCCGCGAAGTGCATCATCTCCTCTCCGTCGTGCTGTTCGGCCTGATGCTGTTATTACTGTTCAGCTTCGCGTTGAGTGTCGATCCGGACGTCGCACGGCGGATCGCTGCGGGACTTTTTTGGCTCGCGATCTTTTTTACGGCGATCCTGACGTTGGAGCATTCTTTTCGCCGTGAAATGGTGGCGGGGCAGTGGGAGGGGCTGTTGCTGACCGGTGTGGACCCGCGGCTCCTGTTTGTCGGGAAGGTGTTGGCCCATCTCGTGTTGCTGTTCGTGGTTGGGGTCACGTTGTTGCTCCCGATGGCCGTCTTGTTCGACGTGACACTGAGCTGGCGCTTGGTCAGCGTGTTGGCGCTGGGCACGATTGGGATCGCCGGCGTCGGCACGTTTTATGCGGGATTGACGGCGCGAGTGCGGGAAGGCCAAGTGCTGTTGCCGTTGCTGCTGTTCCCGATGATGGTCCCGTTGCTGCTGGCGGCCGTGCATGCGACGCAGTTTGCGATGAGCCCCGACCCGTTCGGGCAACAAATCGCGTGGCTGCGGTTGCTTGCCGTCTACGATCTGGTATTAGGCGTCGGCGCGCTGCTCTGTGCGGGAACGTTGTTTGAGAGTGGGTGA
- a CDS encoding ABC transporter ATP-binding protein — MIGNVVTLPHSSQLVIELADLGKRFGTHWVLAHADLVVRRGEVVALFGGNGSGKSTLLKLIATLLSPSAGVVRVFGLSTDTARVAIRRRLRFLSHEKQLYGALTVTEQLRLMATLTGMGAADGDRAIAALLERFGLEAVRSLATAALSEGMQKRVALARLCLGEEPELVLMDEPHPTLDTAGRALLDALIAEWRARGATLLIASHDHAEVLRHADRVVHVRAGSLHEASVAGARPVEAR, encoded by the coding sequence ATGATCGGCAACGTCGTGACACTTCCACATTCTTCGCAGTTGGTGATTGAGCTTGCGGATCTCGGTAAGCGATTCGGGACGCATTGGGTCTTGGCGCATGCCGATTTGGTCGTGCGGCGTGGCGAAGTCGTGGCCCTGTTCGGGGGGAACGGTTCAGGAAAATCGACATTGTTAAAATTAATCGCGACCTTGTTGTCTCCGTCGGCGGGCGTGGTGCGTGTGTTTGGCCTCTCCACCGACACCGCGCGCGTGGCCATTCGGCGACGACTCCGCTTTTTGAGTCACGAAAAACAACTTTATGGGGCATTGACCGTGACCGAACAACTCCGCCTGATGGCCACGTTGACTGGCATGGGCGCGGCGGATGGCGACCGTGCGATTGCGGCGCTGTTGGAACGGTTTGGGCTGGAGGCGGTCCGATCACTGGCGACCGCGGCGCTGTCGGAAGGGATGCAAAAGCGCGTGGCGTTGGCGCGGCTCTGTTTGGGAGAGGAGCCGGAGTTGGTGCTGATGGATGAACCCCATCCTACATTAGATACCGCAGGTCGGGCGTTGCTCGACGCGCTGATTGCCGAATGGCGGGCGCGCGGGGCGACGCTGCTGATTGCGAGCCACGACCATGCCGAGGTGTTGCGCCACGCCGATCGGGTCGTGCACGTACGCGCCGGAAGTCTGCATGAAGCCTCCGTGGCGGGCGCCAGACCGGTGGAGGCCCGATGA
- a CDS encoding putative DNA binding domain-containing protein, producing the protein MTDSEGIIPAEESDLIEFKSYSGGVSPKELAVTMTALANTEGGAIYLGVTDQRLIQGLAVTSTVLDHIQNAAREGCSPPVPISLQRIPVSRGRAVLKIRIEKSGHLHSVAAGQTYIRVGTQDKRVLGEELLRLAETKSEVSYEERLLDMGLEALDVAALQEYVVARRAATSVRGDLHLEEFLIKAGLAKQEHGQFKIRAGALILFGKSGDDILLQRDFTFVQYGAEGRMYTFREDIALPAVRLLDRLMELIRPYNNITRGVRGLRRHEEQRYPEAAIREALLNAFAHRDYRIAGLRNECRWYPDRLEVISAGGLPSMITLENMDRRHYSRNPKIMHALLTLGLTEELGQGVRLMRRALKKNNNPPPTFEANHDQVKVVFRRPRGAVERPEVRQALDHYFAANAEITRRQIEAFGNIGGTSAKKLIQGLLRAGYLQKIGQGPTTRYIKRG; encoded by the coding sequence ATGACTGATTCGGAAGGGATCATTCCAGCGGAAGAGTCAGATCTTATTGAATTTAAATCCTATTCCGGCGGCGTGAGTCCGAAAGAGCTCGCTGTGACGATGACGGCCCTTGCCAATACGGAGGGGGGCGCGATCTATCTTGGAGTGACCGATCAGCGACTGATTCAAGGTCTGGCGGTGACATCAACCGTGTTGGATCATATTCAAAATGCGGCGCGAGAGGGGTGTTCGCCCCCGGTGCCGATCTCATTACAGCGGATTCCGGTGAGTCGAGGCAGAGCGGTGTTGAAGATCCGTATCGAGAAGAGTGGCCATCTCCATTCCGTGGCAGCGGGACAGACCTACATTCGGGTCGGGACGCAGGATAAGCGGGTGCTGGGTGAGGAATTATTACGGCTGGCAGAAACGAAATCCGAGGTGTCGTATGAAGAACGCCTGCTCGACATGGGCCTGGAAGCGCTCGATGTCGCAGCACTGCAAGAATATGTCGTGGCTCGCCGCGCGGCAACCTCCGTGCGAGGCGATCTGCATCTCGAAGAGTTTTTGATCAAAGCCGGCTTGGCAAAACAGGAACACGGGCAATTCAAAATCCGGGCTGGGGCATTGATCCTCTTTGGCAAATCCGGCGACGACATTTTATTGCAGCGCGATTTCACGTTCGTGCAATACGGTGCGGAAGGACGCATGTACACGTTTCGAGAAGATATCGCGCTGCCGGCGGTCCGGTTGTTGGATCGACTCATGGAACTCATCCGGCCGTACAACAACATCACGAGGGGGGTGCGTGGGCTGCGTCGCCACGAGGAACAGCGATATCCGGAGGCCGCGATCCGCGAGGCCTTGTTGAATGCCTTTGCCCATCGCGATTATCGCATCGCCGGGTTGCGGAACGAATGTCGTTGGTATCCGGACCGGCTGGAAGTGATCAGTGCAGGAGGGTTGCCCAGCATGATCACGTTGGAAAATATGGATCGCCGGCATTACTCGCGGAATCCGAAGATCATGCATGCCTTATTGACGTTGGGGCTGACGGAAGAACTGGGGCAGGGGGTGCGACTCATGCGCCGGGCCCTCAAGAAGAACAATAATCCTCCACCGACCTTCGAGGCGAATCACGACCAGGTCAAGGTCGTGTTTCGACGGCCACGCGGCGCGGTGGAACGGCCTGAAGTCCGCCAAGCGCTGGATCACTATTTTGCCGCCAATGCGGAAATTACCAGACGGCAGATTGAAGCGTTCGGTAATATCGGCGGGACGAGTGCGAAGAAACTGATTCAAGGTTTGTTGCGTGCAGGGTATTTGCAAAAGATCGGTCAAGGCCCCACGACACGGTACATCAAGCGTGGGTAG
- a CDS encoding putative DNA binding domain-containing protein — MNPKDLAVTMTAFANTEGGVIYLGVTDQRLIHVVAVTPLVLEHNGRLKRSVISAGRVRRN, encoded by the coding sequence GTGAACCCGAAGGATCTGGCCGTGACGATGACGGCCTTTGCCAATACGGAAGGGGGCGTGATCTATCTTGGGGTGACCGATCAGCGACTGATCCACGTTGTGGCGGTGACGCCGCTCGTGTTAGAGCATAACGGCAGATTGAAGCGTTCGGTAATATCGGCGGGACGAGTGCGAAGAAACTGA
- a CDS encoding ATP-binding protein: MYSRLLTPPKKSFFLFGPRGTGKSSWVRAQFPHALYIDLLESELYADLLAHPSRLEQLIPTGFQYAVIIDEVQRIPELLNEVHRLIERDRRQFVLTGSSARKLRRKGVNLLAGRALTFLCYPLTVQELGADFELAHSVRHGHLPCAYTEEDPTRYLESYIRTYLREEVQQEGLTRNLAAFSRFLEAASFSQASVLNISAVANDCHVERKVVEQYFGIVEDLLMAVRLPAFTKRAKRRLVAHPKFFFFDVGVYRTLRPKGPLDRPEEIEGVAYETLIFQELRALNDSYHYGYDLYYWRTSQGTEVDFICYGPRGIKALEVKRAAKIRPADLTGLRAFLKDYPMASACCVYGGNRKMREGGIDIIPIQEFLRQIPTFLE, translated from the coding sequence ATGTATTCCAGATTGCTCACCCCACCGAAGAAGAGTTTTTTTCTGTTTGGACCACGCGGCACCGGAAAATCGAGCTGGGTCCGTGCGCAATTCCCTCACGCCCTCTACATTGATCTGCTCGAATCGGAGCTCTACGCCGACCTTCTCGCCCACCCGAGTCGGCTCGAACAGTTGATCCCTACCGGCTTTCAATACGCCGTGATCATCGACGAGGTGCAACGGATCCCCGAACTCTTGAACGAAGTCCACCGTTTGATCGAACGTGATCGTCGACAATTCGTTCTCACGGGATCGAGCGCACGCAAACTCCGGCGGAAAGGCGTCAACTTGCTTGCCGGTCGTGCCCTCACATTCCTGTGCTATCCACTGACGGTCCAGGAGCTGGGCGCGGATTTCGAGTTGGCCCACTCCGTGCGCCATGGTCACCTTCCATGCGCCTACACTGAGGAAGATCCCACGCGCTATCTTGAATCGTACATTCGGACCTACTTGCGGGAGGAAGTCCAACAGGAAGGCCTGACACGGAACCTCGCGGCCTTTTCACGTTTTCTGGAGGCCGCAAGTTTTTCCCAAGCAAGCGTCCTCAACATCTCGGCCGTTGCCAATGATTGCCACGTTGAGCGGAAGGTTGTCGAACAATACTTCGGGATCGTGGAAGACTTATTGATGGCCGTGCGGCTCCCCGCCTTCACCAAGCGCGCCAAGCGCCGACTCGTGGCCCATCCCAAATTCTTTTTCTTTGATGTCGGCGTGTATCGCACGCTGCGCCCGAAGGGTCCCCTGGATCGACCGGAAGAGATCGAAGGCGTGGCATACGAAACGTTGATCTTCCAAGAACTGCGGGCGCTCAACGACTCTTATCACTATGGATATGACCTCTATTACTGGCGGACGTCTCAAGGAACGGAAGTGGATTTTATCTGTTACGGACCGCGGGGCATCAAGGCGCTCGAGGTAAAACGGGCGGCCAAGATTCGACCCGCCGATCTCACCGGCCTACGTGCCTTTCTGAAAGACTATCCGATGGCCTCCGCCTGTTGTGTGTATGGCGGGAACCGGAAAATGCGCGAGGGAGGGATCGACATCATCCCAATCCAGGAGTTCCTCCGCCAGATCCCCACCTTCCTCGAATAA
- a CDS encoding 2-oxoacid:ferredoxin oxidoreductase subunit beta encodes MTTAKRKPIEYRNECNPVWCTGCGDYAVLKSFTRAFAELGLPNEQIAVISGIGCSSRMPGYCATYGFNSVHGRALPIATGLKTARPDLTVLACGGDGDAFAIGGGHIPHAIRRNPDLTYFVMDNSIYGLTKGQASPTTSRATKERKHLAGVDEPPINPVLLVLASGAGFVARTHAGDMAHMTRMLTEAIRYPGFAFIHCLSVCVTYQGREFQDEIDKNLQTLPPDYNPADAESAYRIARDAPWTMGVIHRRPVADATFAAVTERVEE; translated from the coding sequence ATGACCACAGCGAAACGGAAGCCCATTGAGTACCGCAACGAATGCAATCCGGTCTGGTGCACCGGATGCGGCGATTATGCCGTGTTGAAGAGTTTCACCCGCGCATTTGCGGAACTCGGGCTCCCCAACGAACAAATCGCCGTCATCTCCGGGATCGGCTGCTCCAGCCGCATGCCCGGGTACTGCGCCACGTACGGATTCAACAGCGTCCACGGCCGCGCGCTCCCGATCGCGACCGGCCTGAAAACCGCGCGCCCCGATCTGACCGTGCTCGCGTGCGGCGGTGACGGCGACGCGTTCGCGATCGGCGGCGGCCATATCCCGCATGCCATTCGCCGCAATCCGGACCTGACCTATTTCGTGATGGACAATTCGATCTACGGACTCACCAAGGGCCAGGCCTCGCCGACCACGTCGCGCGCCACTAAGGAGCGCAAACACTTGGCCGGCGTCGACGAGCCGCCGATCAATCCCGTGCTGTTGGTGCTCGCGTCCGGCGCCGGCTTCGTCGCGCGCACCCATGCCGGCGACATGGCCCATATGACCCGAATGCTGACCGAAGCGATTCGCTATCCCGGCTTCGCGTTCATCCACTGCCTCTCCGTCTGCGTCACCTATCAAGGCCGCGAGTTTCAGGACGAGATCGACAAGAATTTGCAAACGCTCCCGCCCGACTACAACCCGGCCGACGCGGAATCCGCATACCGCATCGCTCGCGACGCGCCGTGGACCATGGGCGTGATCCATCGCCGTCCCGTTGCGGACGCCACATTCGCCGCCGTGACCGAACGCGTGGAAGAGTAG